DNA sequence from the Nesterenkonia lutea genome:
TCTACGTCGCCTCTCAGGGCGTCCCGACCCTCGCCAATGGTGCGGCCATCGCCGCGGACTGGATGAGTGCGGCGAGCTTCATCGGCATGGCGGGCCTGATCGCCTTCCTGGGCTCCGACGGCTCGGTCTATCTGATGGGCTGGACCGGCGGCTACGTTCTGCTTGCACTGCTGCTGGCCCCCTACCTTCGCAAATGGGGCAAGTTCACGGTGCCCGAGTTCGTCGGGGATCGCTATTCAGAGTCGGTGCGCATCGTCGCAGCGGTCTGCGCCATCGTCGTCTCCTTCACCTATGTGGTCGGACAGATGGCCGGCGGCGGCATCGTCTTCAGCCGTTTCCTGGGCCTGAGCATCGAGTGGGGCGTGGTGCTGGTCGCCGTCGTCATCTTCTTCTACGCCGTGCTCGGGGGCATGAAGGGCATCACCTACACTCAGGTCGCCCAGTACACCGTGCTGATCATCGCGTACCTGATCCCGGCCTTCGCCGTGGCGTACCAGACCACGGGCATTCCGGTCCCGCAGATCTCCTACGGACGGATCCTCGCCGAGCTGGACGCGCTGAGCACCGAGTTCGGGCTGAGTGAATTCACCGAGGCCTTCGCCGGCCGTGCCGGCGGACAGGTCGACGTGTTCCTGGTGACGCTCTCGCTGATGCTGGGCACGGCGGGTCTGCCGCATGTGATCATCCGCTTCTACACGACCAAGACGGTCCGCGGTGCTCGCTATTCGGCCTTCTGGGCGCTCTTCTTCATCTCGCTGCTCTACCTCACGGCTCCGGCTGTGGGCGCGTTCACCAAGCTGAACCTGCTCCAGGGCGTCCAGGGACAGGGTCCTGACACCCTGCCCAACTGGATCAACACCTGGGGTGCGACAGGGCTGGTGACCGTCAACGAGGACGCGGAGACGATTCAAACCGTGTCCAACCTGGCGA
Encoded proteins:
- a CDS encoding sodium:solute symporter family protein; this encodes MTETQFWTFFFIILTFGLYIIIAWRSRVKETKEFYVASQGVPTLANGAAIAADWMSAASFIGMAGLIAFLGSDGSVYLMGWTGGYVLLALLLAPYLRKWGKFTVPEFVGDRYSESVRIVAAVCAIVVSFTYVVGQMAGGGIVFSRFLGLSIEWGVVLVAVVIFFYAVLGGMKGITYTQVAQYTVLIIAYLIPAFAVAYQTTGIPVPQISYGRILAELDALSTEFGLSEFTEAFAGRAGGQVDVFLVTLSLMLGTAGLPHVIIRFYTTKTVRGARYSAFWALFFISLLYLTAPAVGAFTKLNLLQGVQGQGPDTLPNWINTWGATGLVTVNEDAETIQTVSNLATSGADLIVNNDILVLASPEIGGLPAPIVGLMAAGGMAAAMSTAAGLLLVISSAASHDLYFRVIKKTGASEKEQMLVGRIAMAVAILVAIWAGINPPAFVAQVVAFAFGLAASTFFPILILGIFWKKANGPGATAGMLSGLAFTATYMIYTLEVFGTGANDHILNVSPEGIGAIGAAVNFTVTIIVSKLTKPPSPLVQEMVEEIRYPQTRTAAVRS